DNA sequence from the Alosa alosa isolate M-15738 ecotype Scorff River chromosome 2, AALO_Geno_1.1, whole genome shotgun sequence genome:
caacgtctcgtttaataacttgattgcatttttgtccgctgttcatcacattattatgaccattaaatgtaggctatgctgttttgcacgctaaaatatAATTCaccacaggtaaacacaataaagaatgggaacgttagttggattatgtattctaagttgtaattcctctgtatgtcctgttggtgaactcagtgagaagtactagacgctcttagccggtaacgacaactctggagcactcgtagatctacgagtgttttcacgacgctcttaagctacgatggtttcgggaaacagtcggcaaatcttaagacgttcgtaagagggactttacgacgctcttaggcttaagatgctttcggggaactgggcccagagctattctaaatgcaaaaatgtagGGGAACGAATGACGTATATAGAGACATGTCCACAGAGATAGACAGCGTGCGCAGAGTGGGCTGTATGCGCCTGTCCAACTTGGAGATGTCGCCGGCAGCAGCCATGAGAACACAGAAGTCTATTGTGCTCTCTTCTGTGACCTATCACTACTGCTCACGGAGCTCCCCAcaaaacacactttacacacgCAATGGCTCCCTCAAGCTCAGCTCTGCTGCGGTGGATCATTCTGCTTTTAACAGTCTCAGGCAAGTAAAACAGTCAGACATGTGTACTAATATTGGCATACAGttttaaatgttcaaaaatcCAGTCTTGAActttgaacatattgaacattgACGTCATGCTGCATATACCTGAAAACTTCTGCAATGGTTCAAAAACTTCTTGCTGGTGTTAAAATCACCTTTTGCCTTTTCATTCAGGGGTTCCTgctgttttattatttatttttttacaaaaaatgcAACTGAATTATATTCTATGCTTTTGTTCCAACATAATTTTGTACAGCACcagttttgttgtttgtttgcttaCTTTGATATTTCACAATGTTGATGCATAATGCTATAGAactaaaataaaaactaagactATTTTACACAGAGCGTAACATGCATAAACAATTATTAATGTAGATCACAATGACTCTGAAACAATCAATCCAGtcaatgtgtgtgcattgatgGTAAATAAGTGAACTTACGAGTGACTGCACACCTGCCACATCCAATAATGATGCTGACAATGACCAAAACACTCAATGAAATAATTGATCACAAAGTAGGAAAAAAACCCTCATAAGCTCAATGCTCTCTCATATACAGGGGCCAAGTCATTGAACCAGCCATTTAAAGTGACAGAGGGGAGTTCTGTGGTCCTTGCCTGCCATTACTCAGTGAGGCGTCATGGTCTCAGCCATGTATGTTGGGGCCGGGACTGTGGGACCTTCTGGTGTAATGACATTCTTGTGCAAGCAGATGACAACGGAGTTATTTCAAAAATATCTGACAGGTACCGACTTATTGGAGACGTTCTCTCAGGCCAAATGGATCTTGGTATTCAGAAAATCCAGCAAATAGACAGTGGGTCCTATTGCTGCAGAGTGGATATAGATGGGCTTTTTAATGACAAAAAAGTGTCCTATACATTGACGGTTTTGAAAGGTAAGTTTACATAAGCAAATTCATTCCTGACCTTCACATTTTCAGCGTTGTTTACTGAAGCTTCCATACACCATATGGAACCATCTTAGCAGTCACTGGGTCTGTCTGAAATAGAAGGCAGCAACTAGCTACCTCACTGGCTGTAACTGTCTAACAAGTAACTTGCTGTAGTAGGCATCAAGGTACCAGCTCTGAAATTTTGTTTCGGACGGTTTAACAAGATAACCACCAGAATGAGTAGTAGACCGTCATATGTTGCCTTCAAAATCCGGCCAAATAAAGATATCCTAATAGAAAAGTAAAATTCCATGTTATTCCAGTAATTCCAAGACCCCTAGAAACCCTGTTTATACAAATATTTGATTTAACCATCCCTCAATGCCTGGCCGCCACCGAATACTATCTTAGAAGGCAGTAGCCTATTTTTTCTTTCAGACAGACTCATTTTCTGAATGTAAGATTATTACTCAATGTAAATATGTTTTATCTTATATGCAACATTTTCTTGAAGTACTTGTTTCAATTTAGCTCCAACTACAATGGCACCATTAACAACATCTGCACAAAGCACTGAGTCTCCTCTGGCCTCAACAGGTGAGCTGGGGAACCTCTTTAGTGTATTAAATTGTACCTGTGGGTTAACAGCAATGGATGAACAGGTAATGATCAGATCATTACCATGTTGCTAATCATTGATATTTTGGAGTAATTTAATGCAATGTAATATCTTGTAGTTCCAATATAAGTTACAAATAATGGAAAACAAGAGAATAGGTCAAATGTAACTCCAGTGGTGCTGTTGATGAGCAGCTGGTTTAGTATGGATTGTAAAAACAGAATTGAAAACCGCACTCTGGAGCATTAGGTCTTGAAAAGTCTTTATTTGACCATGTTTAGGCCAAAacacatacatttatttaaGACATGGTCCAATAAAGACTTTTCAAGAGCTAGTGCTTGAGAGTGCAGTTTTCAACTTTGTTTTCAGTCTTTTTTGAATTCACACGCCTGAACACGCTAATACCAACTCcaaccccagagagagagagagagtttggtgAAATGGTATATAAGTGATGGATGGTGTGGAACATGGCATTTGTAGGTATGAGCCAGACCTGTTCTCTTGCATGGAGGAATGACATCCTCACAGAGATTCTAAAATCACTCTCAAGCAGGAGGACTCACAGGCCTTCTGAAGACACTGCTGTTAACAAGTATGAAAGATGTTACACGGAATACAATACAATTATAATAATGTTTTACATGTAAATCACACTTTTAACAGAACACTGGAGGAGTGCCATATCATCTCATCTTGATATTTTAAGGAAAAATTTAAGTCAAGTTCAATCTGAAACACTGGTGAGTCTGCAACATTTTCCATGCAATGTGAATTTATCCATGCTTTAACAATGAATTCAACCTAAACCTGAAGGTGTGTTGAAATACAAGTGGGACAGTTAATATCATATTTTCATGACAATTAAACTTTTTACAActccaaatcagaaaaagttgggatgttgtgtaaaatgcaaataaaaacagaatgtaaacccatatttactGGCTAGCAGCAAAAAGGATATAGACAATCCGTGTACAGTATGGTTCGTTCATTCATTATTCGGTTTTTaaaccaaaaacagaaaaaaacaaaaaacaattttctttctgtctgtcattcTAAAACCAAAATGGGAATAATGGTTGGTTGTCTAGGAGATGTGTGGACATTCTaggtccaaacctatgagtctaagccttaGTCGTTAAAAAAACAATCTTCAGGTGTAAATAATTAGACAAAGAGCCATTGCATTCTGTGTAATTTAAAGGTTAGCAAAGATACTGTACTCTAGGTtgtaatttcttttaaaatatacattttggagACAAATGGAATCATATCACAGGTCTatgtccagggatggattactgaatgcaCCTTctgggcccaagagctcagggggctctgaagcccaagcctctgcGTGAAGTTGCTTCTccgcccttctcttctctttccacaaaactcatgagaagtcatcatttaaagggtcatttttaaaaaaaaatcttccgaGGCAGCATGCCCCCGGACCTCCCTTTCTTAACTGGGGAGGGCTTTTTGCATCTGTGCCCAGGgattcataatccatccatgcatgtccgtcaaaagtttggaataccctaattgactgacttaatgacttttaataatatttttggaTGGcatgaaatgtattgaaattttGTTTGGGGGTCCCAGAGGTTTGGTCCCCCCAATGTTAACATCATGACTAAGGCCTTGtcgtagcctatagccaaattgaaataaatgcgAATTTATGATAAGCCTTCCAGTTCGACTGGCAATCCACAGCTGGATAGGTCCCCCAAGCAGTCTGCATTGACACTGCGGGCTTCTCTGTTCACTGGTGTTTTGCTCAAAGGTCCAGGCGGTCCACTACAACAGTCCACCAGTCTTCATGCCATTTCAGCTCAAAACACTTAATTTGTTGGCCTACTTTAGAAACTTATCTTTATTAGTGGCAACATTACAGCATTTAGACTATGCCAATCTCAAGCCTAATATTCAAACTGCAGGCCAGCCGTTGGCATTTCTCATATCTCACAGATAATCGGTTATAGTGTTTTGCAGATGGTTTTGTGCAAAGCGACTAGGCTACATTAGTATTACGCATACATTTTAAGCAACAATATCACTAATAACAACGCAAATAGGCTGATGAATGTTCATTTAATTAAGTTTCATCATTGTACAGTGATCCTACATGTATTTATGTTCCAACACAAGCCTACATGTATCCACCATGTTCCAACAGAATAAGTACATGTTGCACCAATTCTGCGCACATGTTGGATACGTGTAAGttcatgtatgtatatgtaggcAGCTTATAAAAAGGCAATTGTTCTGATACATGTCAGTAAGGCGGGTGGTATGATGTTGTATGAGGTTGGTTAATCGGTTGGTCGATCAGATGGACGGTTGGGAGGTTTTTGGCATGATTCCCGCGTCATACAGATTTGTTGTCGACAACGTCATTGGAAGGCAGCCAGCGGCAGTAGCCTAACTTCTGGTGAGATTACAGGGAAACTAGGGACATGCTTGCCACTGGATTCATGTGTATGATGTGATGATACTGAAAGCTAACATAACAACAAACCTTGTTACAGTATTTTCTGCCATTTTTGATGAACTTTCCATGAGGTCTATTTCTTGCTATAAAGTTGGACATGTTAACATGTGGGGGTCTATGGGAATTGTCTTGCTTTTGGAGCCAATCTGGGTTAGAATGGAGGTTGCCAATTTTTAAACCGCCTTACTAATATGCATTTCAGTTTGTAAAACTCTACTGGACAAATCAAAGTGTAGAATTAAAATGTCTTATACTGTATTCATTCTCTATCATTTCCAGTTTGAAGACTCATTTCCAAGCATCACACTGCAGATCAATGTACCAGTGCTCTCCCTGTCATTAAGTCTTCTGCTACTCCTCGTGGGTGCTCTGCTACTGCTGGGTTTCAAACGTACAGTACACTCACTCTTTTACCTACCACAATCATCAACACTGTAGAGACAGAGACCGCAATAATCATACAGGACAGCCTTTGAAAGCCATTACTTTGTTGTTGTGTCAgtatttttaatttctttattttttacaaaaaggcaacatacaaaaatatattgaTGGCAGACTACATTTTCACGATTAAATGCATTTTGCATGTTATGTATTTTCACAAGCAAAAAGCATACATTTCTGGTGTATTAGTCTTACTCTACTGTTCTGCCCTTGTAGGTGGACTTTACAAAAAAGCTCTACAGGGAGGATGGTATGtgacaaaacaaacatactagttacattttaatattagtttgtttttagttGCAGGCTGAAAAGTTATATAAAAATACtaacaacatttttgttcattgTAAATTCAAGTGGAATGAAACTTAATTTCTTTCTTGATTTCCCTCTGCAGCTTGTCATCAAAAGAGCCACCTCATATCATCTATGAAATCAGGACCAGGAGACCAATTGCAGAGAATATCTACACTATTGACTAGGGCATCAAACCTTTAGTCAGGCAGAACCCCAGGATAGATGTGACATAAGGTACGAATGCTattttttgcataaattgatagTTTAGGGGGTGTAGACTCAGAATCTGACGGGCACCCTTGAGCATTTAAATGACATAAAATGCCACACACCCTTTTTTGACCATAAAAAATAGGTAGATGCACATTACTGTATAAATCCATCATGTATGTTGTTGTAGAACATCAGCCTACTGCAGATCTACTGCGGATTTTCTAATACTATTATTTGAAATACTATTAAAGAGAATACAGccatttctgcttttttttcttttaaatttaATCTTTTATTCCAAAACAGAATAATGAATGAACGAAAAAGTACACGGACCgagtcactctggcaatgatGCTCATTATTTAATGTCCCTTGTATCGTAGGGCAcaaatcacatcggtgtatctgatataggcgggccagaggcgagctaaacagatgaccaCAGTGCTGCAACATGGAGTccagaatcagtcagtaaacattggttgtagtgttatccaattgcgtcgaagtccagaatcagtctgtaaacattggttgtagtgttatccacttgcatgcagtgagattttaaaatgcatgcttggtaGGCTACCACCCCTTGAATTGGGCCATTATATTAgtcatggccagacccttaatctttctagatttccagggtctggatttcctGGCTAATTGTTCACTGTAATTAaggggggaaattcaagaactgtTATAGTCAATGTGCTGACTAACTGGCAAGTACCTCATAACTCAGACTAGTTTGTATCAATCCTGGATGGTGGTGTCTGTCTTTAAAGCATTAAAGAAAAATGTTTGGATGAAAAATATtgtttactgtaggcctaattcaGGGGTCAAATTCAAGGACAATtatagttaacatgctaaccaaaGTACTTCACAAATCAGTTTAGTTGGTATCAATCCTGGACTGTGGTGTCTGTTTTTGAAGCATTAAAAAAATGTTGGAAATGGGGAAAATATTGTTGTCTGTAATCTATGGACAGTTATACTTAATGTGCAAACTACCTGAGAAGTACCTCACAACATTGCTGTCTGAAATTCAGCGACAAAATTATAGCCAACTGGCAAGTTGTTGAACTAGAATACATCAGACTTgctataatatttatattaaaatgaattactATTGAATGATTGTATCTCTGTATGTATAAGGCTACATGGCAGTTCCacaatttatttcatttaatacCCAGACTGATATCATGAACTGCGTATGCATGACATTCCAATGGCCACTAGCGTGTTATCTAATGCATAATAGCATTTTGGCGTGTTTATCAACggcataaccctaaccctagagGGCGCCATATACTTGCCGTTGACATACACGCAGAAGTGAGACGATAAATGGCGTGTATGTTTACGCGCCGTTGACATACACGCAGATAGCTCAAAATGCGTGCAGATAACACGCCAGTTGGCTATTTTTGAAGTGCCGTGTATGAAACGCAAAGCCATGATGCCATGTTGCAATGCCAAACATGAGATGATTTAGAGGTATAAGCTATTATGCAGCAAAAAGGAACGTAATCTGACCTTAAAGGTCACTTtgcaaaatgtattttgttcTTTGGAGGGacctgaactttttttttttacctttgttATGGTCAAAGCTGATTTCTGTATGAGAAGAGCTTTAACttgataccatacatgatgggtTTATATGTTAATGTCTATTTAGATGATTTCCTGTGATCAAAAAAGGGGTGTGGCAGATGATgtcattttaaagaaaatgctcAAGGGTGCCGGATCGGCACCCGTCAGATTCTGAAAGGACACCCTcttcaatttatgcaaaaaaattGCATTCGTACCTTATGTCACACTTATGTCCACATTCCAGTTCTACCTGACTACTTGTAGTCTGTGGCTGTATAGTTGTATTTATTGCTGTAGTCCTTGCACACAAATGCAAGTAATTCAACCATTTTGTATACTTCACAAATCTCCATATGCAGGTGCATATTAAATTCAATTTAAGTTCTATAGTGCCACATCTCAAGGCACTTTGGAGCATATCGTATTTTCCTAAACATTAGACGcatgcaaataataataataaataatgtggATTGACCGCAATTGTGCATTAGCTGcagtttattttaaaatacttcATTGTCATAAAAAAACATAACCAGCATCATTCGATTGGGCCCTTTTTTGTAATTCCTGATAATATTAGGTTTATGGTATTCTTAGGTTTATGGCTGGCTGCACATTGAGCCCAATACAGAACTGTTTCACAGTGTGGGGTATGTTACAAAAATACTAGGATATTAGGATATAGTACGCAGAATTGAACCCAGTTGGACCCACTTGGTTGTGGGTCAAGTGCTAAAGccatttaaaggtacactatgcaagattgtcaccttaatataacctttataaagccaatttgatggtaaatcaACTTGTAAtagttcacctagcatagctatgcAGCATATATGTAGCGAGTCGCTACCAAGATAACCAgtcatgcaacttcaagaacggcGGCCTGACAAATctcgcgagaatcgtgaaacattaccttgtcagtagatatggctctttggagattgtttttgcctgttgttaatccttcagctccacaacaaaataattttcattcattcagagAGAATGAGCCACCCAGGGCACAGTTTGCTCTGCTTGTGTGTAATTATTGATTATGAGGAAGTGATGATATAAAGGGCTTACCATGAAGTTTCAGTGAAGCGGTCATTACTTGTTTATCTTACACATTAAAAGAGAGAAGTCTAAGACTATTATGATCCCAGTTAATGCTGAGCTAGGTTAGGTATTGCACATACCCTAACATTACCCCATGTCATTTGCTAATAAGCATCATAGTTAAAAGACAAATCGATTAATTATCAATGAGTGGGCATTTTCTGACCTGGACAAATAGGCCATGACCTTAGCATGTTAGCTACAGCATGAACTGTAATCGAACCATGAGTTGCACAACTGTTGTGTTGACTGTAGTCATCCTATTAGTACTTTATTGACATGTTTGTAACACATTTCAGTTTGACAGACAtgttccttcttcttctccatcCTCTGTGAAGGTGATGCTGATGGCAAACAGCTTTTAAGTTTTAGCGTTTTATATTTGCAAAATTACAGTACTCAAACTTGTACAATGACAGTATGATTGTCCCCCCTCCCCTGCTGGCCTCAAACTGcacttatcacccggagagaagaaatactcttttctgattggctggcagggtggcttttaattctgaataacgggacacctatgaagtagatctggtaaaaaaagtttaatcgccgttccatatcaatgcttatgatgatgaactataacaaccatagtaagacgacggttgagcctggaggcaggcttcgcaacaatggaatcaactgtaaacaagctaacggtccatgctatcgctg
Encoded proteins:
- the timd4 gene encoding T-cell immunoglobulin and mucin domain-containing protein 4 isoform X1 gives rise to the protein MAPSSSALLRWIILLLTVSGAKSLNQPFKVTEGSSVVLACHYSVRRHGLSHVCWGRDCGTFWCNDILVQADDNGVISKISDRYRLIGDVLSGQMDLGIQKIQQIDSGSYCCRVDIDGLFNDKKVSYTLTVLKAPTTMAPLTTSAQSTESPLASTEHWRSAISSHLDILRKNLSQVQSETLFEDSFPSITLQINVPVLSLSLSLLLLLVGALLLLGFKRGLYKKALQGGCLSSKEPPHIIYEIRTRRPIAENIYTID
- the timd4 gene encoding T-cell immunoglobulin and mucin domain-containing protein 4 isoform X2, producing the protein MVSAMYRLIGDVLSGQMDLGIQKIQQIDSGSYCCRVDIDGLFNDKKVSYTLTVLKAPTTMAPLTTSAQSTESPLASTEHWRSAISSHLDILRKNLSQVQSETLFEDSFPSITLQINVPVLSLSLSLLLLLVGALLLLGFKRGLYKKALQGGCLSSKEPPHIIYEIRTRRPIAENIYTID